The DNA segment ATGTATTTAGAGTGCCAGAGGAAACTatagtacctggaggaaacccccaaagctgGAATCGAGCCCCCAGTCACGGAGGTACAAAGCAATTATGCAAACCACTAAGTTGCTTAATCTAAAAGTTAAATCATCCACTTATGCAGTATATTTTGTGCCATTTAAAGCCCAAATATAGTTATaagttatataaaaatgtattgctagtttaatggaaaaaaaacttgtaataatatttacagtCACTGGTATGCATACAAAAATACCATAATAAATATGTTGAAGGTGAAATATGTAACGTGAGCCAGTTTTCTATGTTTTCAACAAGAATTATGTGTTTTTAACCATAGAAACATATAAATCACCACTGACtcttaaattaaattttttacatGGAATATTTCAGATTCATTATTcaacattaaacaaaaacagagaaaatcAGTAAATCAAGCCATTATGAGATATGCTACATTAGGTTATTTTCTGTTGGACAggtaatatttctctctcttcatagCAGGACTGAACAGATTTATTGATTCAGTTTTGTCTTCAGTTGTAGATTTAGCGAGACATCATCCGCACAAACTCTGCAGAGAAAAATACAGTAAGGTATTCAGCACATGGAAGTTTTACAGTACATTATTCATGTAAAAAAGCAGATAAAATACTCTGTTGAGGCTCAGAACTGTTACTAGACATCTTGAAATTTTCAGAGATGACCTTATAATTTCTAAcctttaaatgaattattaaatgatttttaaaaaatgcacaaGGTCCCCAGAAATAAATTCTCCCTAATATCCCAAgagaataatataatatacagagATATTTGCGATAGCTGCTTTTTACAAGCTGTTCGATTTTTCTTTGCTCAGTCTCTCACCCTCAAAATCGACTAAGCCATCTCCATTCAGGTCCACGTCCCTGAGGATTTCATCAATCTCTCTTTGGTTCAGCTGCTGACCCATGAGTTTCTTCATGGCTTCCCTCAACTCGGCCAGACTAATCTGACCATCACCATTTGAGTCAAactgaagcagagagagaatgaacaaACTTAACATACCAGTATACCAATTTGAATGTGTTGTATATGCATCAGCATTATTTTGTAGACTTGTAGCAGACTACTTCACTAACCTCTCTAAAAGCGTCTCTTAGTTCCTTGACTCCAATCATATCTGCTGTCTCGGCCAACATTTTAGGCCCCATTAGCTCCACAAAGTCATCAAAGTCCACTCGGCCCCCGCCTAAACAACGACAGAACAGCAGTGCAGGTTTTTCTCAATTTGAATATTCATAAAGCAGATAGTGTACATGTACATTTTGAGTGTCTAGACTGTCTGTGTGGTTTGCATGGAGcatgaaaaaaatatgaaaggaGACTCCTGTTTATTTACTGACATTTATAATGCATAACACTATTCACATCAGGTCCACTTTTatagtatataaacagtattatatataaacagtatcccacagcactgttgaatgTCAGTAGTTCTGTCTGTGATTCACATCActagtttatattaatatatactgtacattctgAAACTTTTTAATAgtaacatttcatttacagGAACTTGTATAACAGGTGACCTAAACAATCTAAGGCTGATAATAGCagacaaaaacattttgttttgttcttctttatttttttaggaAAGAAAATTCTAACTGTTCACATGGTGAATCTTTCAGTAACAGGATGATTATGTAggatttgtggaaggagtcttgATCATCAACCAGAGGACAGAACATTGTGCTGCACTTATTAACCTTcagagagaacaaaagagaggCTGTATTTAATTTATGACTGCATATAATGTGAGAGATAACACCAACTAACATTAAGTTTAACTCCTtcattacactattacactgccTCATTGCCTCAGTGTTTTATGCCTTACGTAAACCTAAAGATCTGCTTCTgtgctacatcacacacacagttgtgctTACAGATCTGCTGACTGAGCTCAATCAGCTCCATCTCTGTTGGCATGTAGCCCATTGTCCTCATGCACTCTCCCAGATCTTTACAGCTGATGAAGCCGTCCTTATCCCTGTCAAACTCCTTGAAGGCTTCCTTTAGCtctaagagagaaagagttgtTAACTTTGCTTAACCGGGTTGAGTATGTTTAAAAGAACTGATTAAGCAGTGTGCAGCTGGAGGATACTGAAGGTTTCAGTTAAGGGTAGAActggtttagagagagagagagagagagagagtagaataAAAATGGTGTAAAGGGGAGTTTCAGTCAGGTTGTATAATGGTCATACAGTGCTGGTTattaagcctttatctgttatGATCTGGATTGCAGGAGGAATGTGAAATATAACAAATTATTATACCTTCAATTTCTTCTGGCCTCAGATCTCTGTCCTGTAGTGATAACCAattacaagcaaacacacaaaaacaaacagcaattCAGGACAGGCACTGAATATGTACAAAAGTATAACCATTCATGCTCACTCTGAATTAGTAGCAGAAGCTACTAATGTCAGGAAACATAGTGACTTATTATGGATTAACTGTCTGTGACTGAGATGGagagatgtttttttaataaaaaaaaattattgacaTTTTATCTCCACACTTTACTTTGATAAGTGTTTATAAGTTTTActttagtgatgtgtgtgtgtgtgtgtgcgtatacaGATACTTTTAAGATGTGTTTACTAGAATTACTTGCTTACAGATTTTTCACAATTTTACATACATCTCAGGAAACATACCTCCATCTGTAAAAGAAAGCGTGTTATCCCTTTAGAAAACTTATATAATATTGACCCCTAGATAAAAAATCAGCAGATGAGTTTAacttatatatacagtatatatatatatatatatatatatatatatatatatatatatatatatgtatgtatagaaTGGCTGCTATTCATAATAAATTtccattttattaaacaaatatgaatacagttttttgtttgtttgttttttaaaagatcTTTCACAAGACTTCAGTGGGGCAGTTGCTGAGGCGTGGAAAAGGTTACAAAGGATTTCTTGGACATTTATACTCACAGACATCTGTCTATCAACACCAAACCCCCTGCATCCcatctgtgaagcatggtgtagGGGGTACAGTGATGTGGGCTATTCTGGGAATAGcaaagagacagtatgagttTGTACTCACTTAATAAGTGTaataaattaaatcattaaaatattgaattaaataataaattaagtcATATTTTGAATCAATTAGAAAAATAccatattaaataaaaagattggTGGATTTTGGATTTTATAAGATTACAAAGTGAGCTCATATGCAGCATTTCCCAAACTGTTACTTTCATCCATAAAGAATTTCAAATTGAAAGCACATCATTTAACCACAGTTACTAGGAGTTTACCCGGAGAAAATTACATTTCTGAGACATACAATTATCTAATATTTGTGGCACTATCTAATatcctgtgctttgtttgttAAGTAAGACTCTTCTATTATTcttgtcttatttttttcttgtctcAAATCTAATTCATCAACTTACTTGTCCAAGAAAACcttgtatctttttttttttttggataatcAAGATAAAATTATAGAAGTCATTTGTTCAGAAATCATATAATCCAAAAAAGAAGATGAGACTTTTTGTGTCTTTCAGCAGATTTAAGCTTTAATATGACTGACTGAGCCTCTATTTTGGCAGTAACTGAGTGTAACCTCCTGGCTGAACTGCTGCGTATTTAGGATTATTACTATTGTGAATTGGCAAGTTTACAGCTGGCAGATTACAACCAGGCAACTAATGGAGCTTTAGTGAAGCCTGACATGTTCAAATACAAGCCAGCATGCTTACATAATGCACGGATACACAAGTATttacaagaacacacacacttctgaatgCAATTTAATACTAGACAAGTGCGATGAGAGGTGAGCACACAacagtgattattatttattataataaattatagtaAAATATATGCTATAAATTTAGCAGAATCACTAAAAACGACTGTGGGATTCTCATGTAATTGTGCGTATTGATCTATTAAAGCTCAGATCCATTGTTTCTGCTCAGGTTTCATTTAGTAATGCACAGAGAGTCTGTCACAGAGAACAGCTGGCATTGCATAAGTGTCACTAGTAATCATGTTCAAATGTTCACTAGTGCATAATCAACTTAAAAGTCTATCAGATAGCACAGGCTGagatctgttatttattttatcatataTGAAGAAGAGGCAGATGTCACTGTCGCTGAATTCTGTCAACCTGCCAAAACTTGTTGAAAATCAAATTTTGGTCACATTTAGGTAGAATGATGATATATAATTGTGATGTcagcaaataaaaatctaataatgGTGTGCCGTATTGGAAATATATCAAGAGTATAAGAGCTTTGTCACAATGAAGAGGTGGAAAGAATCTGAATAATAATCCTGATAATCAAGTTAATCACGTTTAAATTTCCCGAATGTAATAATATGTGCTAAAAGCAAAGTGATTGGCTGCCAGCCCATAAAGTAAAAAAGCAGTATAATATTTTGTGCTAAAACATGAGGCTGGACCAGTGGAACAGTGGAACAGTGGAACAGTGCTCCATGCTTGAGCCAATGATTTGGCTTCAAGTTTAAGCTCAAGCTAAATTTAGTCTTAACTTTTCATACTGCTCATATAAATCACTAGTGAATTCACTGCATTTCAGCTTTTGGTGTGGAGTTTAGAAGCTCCCATTCATCAGCTGTGTGCAGATGTTATCCATATTGGTTTTGTCACCCTTATCAGGTAATTAATATTTATGCGGTAAACATGGGGAGCAAAcctttttataaattaaacCAAAATGGAGCTGTCTGAAGCAAAATGCAAAAATGTCATCGTGTTTACATTCTAGCTCTTGATTATGTATAAACAATTAATGGAAACTAGTCACATTTTATGCAGTTTAAAGATAATGCTGGAGACAACCTGAGCCGAGAAGGAAAACTGGCACGATCGTAATTGCAGGTTTAACCTGCTAGTCTTTATAGTCCCTCAGAGCTGGGGAAAATTAAGACACAATTATAAACAAACTCACACGAAAAGCTGCTTGTCAGTAGACAAGTCATCAATCTCAGGGTTCATCAGGAGGGAGGAGATGATATTGGGCTGAAGGGGGAGGGAAACTCTGGAATGTGGTGGTTATGAAGGGATGACTGAAgatagaaacaaaaacaaattgatGAACAGGTATATGATCAGGGATGTCAACATATATTAGTTAGGGTataaataactgcataaatgtgtgGGTCAGGAATATAATATGCAATTACATCATGCCAGTCATGCTAGATAAATAGCAGTGACTTACAGCCCAAATCTGAATTTTATTGTAATAAGGTTTTAATTAGCTGTAATTGTACCTTTAGCCAAAGGATTGAATCGAAATTTAAGATGCAAAACACTTAGCTCAGTACTTACTGTGTCCTGTGTGCTTATTGTTGTATAAAATTGAGTTAAATTGCATCTCAGACTTCCTAAAGTAGTTGAATTTGAATCTGTTTACACCTGTTTACACCTAGCTCCCTGATACTTCAGATGTTACAACAATAAGGCATGCTTTCTCTGCTTTAACACGTTTTGATGTAAAGGCAGAGTAATTAGATGAAAGAGTGACCACTATAGTGCAAAGTGCATGTATGGAAttctgtaagagtgtgtgtgtgtgtgtatacatacaaGCTGGGCCTGAGCAAGGCTCTGTCGCAGAAAGATGCAGGCAGGACCTACGATGTTGTGCAGCATTGTACAATTCTGGACCAAAGCACATAGAGGTTCGTCAAACACTCGCTCATTCCCTGACTCCTCATCCTCACCGTTTTTGCCCCTTGTACCCTGCAGGACTCCGAGCATCGCCGCTGTTCCAGTGTCCAGAGACACAACACCCTTTAGCAGGAACCACACAGTCAGCCACACAGTCAGCTCTATGCCATTTGCTGTTTATCCAGCATTCAAACACCACGCTCAAATGCTCTATTGTCCCCTCAATAGTAATAATGAGTTTAATGGGATTAGCCAGCTGTGCAGCTTAAAGGTGTAGTGCACAGTTTGAAATGCAGTTTCCAATTCGAACAACTGACTATCAAATTTCCTCTTGGAGATTCATAAAGTACTCTTCACTCTGTATTATGCAATACATTCTTGAAAGGCATTGAAATAAGTTGTAAGGTGATAAGATTAACCTATTAGCCACTAGCacacaaaaaaatgttgttttcttttcttctgtatggtctttaatattcaatatttctcttcttcaaatattaaaaaaaagaactggacaTGTCTTACCTTTATGATATTATCTCTTTTGGATGGCTTGGCTCCCATTCCCTGTTTTAGCTCTACCTTCACTTGCCTTCTCACTCTCTTGACCCTCCCTTTGCTCCCCACTTCGTTCCCCTTTATTAACTCTAGATATTAGACAAATTTTAGATCTTCTGTGCAGTTCAGTACATCAGATGATGGGAGATGCTATCTACTTATCTCAACTTTTCTCTTGGATTTGTTGTCCATTTTCTCTTAATCACCTCTCACCCTCTCGCCATGTTGTTTTCTGCCTCGTTTTGTCCCTTTAGTTTAAGTTTCCTTCCAAAAAGGATACCTTTTACTATGTAGGACTACCAGCTACTCATTCAACATCAGCATGAAGGCgatgaagggagagagaaagagagagttggAGAGGGAAATGGGAGGGAGGGATAGAGGAAGGTGGGGGATGAGGAAATTAGGGGGCActgcagggtttttttaatCTGGGACATTTGAGATTACACAGCAATGAAAGTGAAATCACATTGGTGCTGATGACAAGAGCCGAGTGCTGACAaagtaaacagagagagagagagagagagagagagaagctggaaTCTAAACTGCAGAGGACCAAACAGCAGAGACAGTGGCAAATTCCACAGGAGATAAGGGCCATGGATTGAGAGAAAGAGTAACAGATGAAAGATGAGGCTCTGTACCAGTTTTGGAAGACATCAGGGAAGAAGTTAGAAAATGGAATAGATGGTTTGTGGCTGAAAGAAATGACAAGCAAAAAAAGAATGAGGGAATTTTAGAAAGATCTGAAAACATAGCCAAGAGTTTTTGCACTGCACTTTGTCTAGTACAATGTATGCTTTGTGTTTAATACAAAAGTTGTCTAGCGTCACAAAATTTAAACACTTCTTTAATATCTAATACTTGTCATTATGTTTAAAAAGGGCTGAAAGGAACATACAGACAAGGATGACAAGGATGTATTGAaaccat comes from the Hemibagrus wyckioides isolate EC202008001 linkage group LG03, SWU_Hwy_1.0, whole genome shotgun sequence genome and includes:
- the cabp2a gene encoding calcium-binding protein 2a isoform X1 — encoded protein: MGAKPSKRDNIIKGVVSLDTGTAAMLGVLQGTRGKNGEDEESGNERVFDEPLCALVQNCTMLHNIVGPACIFLRQSLAQAQLDRDLRPEEIEELKEAFKEFDRDKDGFISCKDLGECMRTMGYMPTEMELIELSQQICGGRVDFDDFVELMGPKMLAETADMIGVKELRDAFREFDSNGDGQISLAELREAMKKLMGQQLNQREIDEILRDVDLNGDGLVDFEEFVRMMSR
- the cabp2a gene encoding calcium-binding protein 2a isoform X2 produces the protein MDTIDVPEDKIVKKGSIKSKIEKLRRWSTSTGGSFKHPSKMKTLSLRSPTVEAEEGVCNDENERKKLRPMVASVFGQDRDLRPEEIEELKEAFKEFDRDKDGFISCKDLGECMRTMGYMPTEMELIELSQQICGGRVDFDDFVELMGPKMLAETADMIGVKELRDAFREFDSNGDGQISLAELREAMKKLMGQQLNQREIDEILRDVDLNGDGLVDFEEFVRMMSR